The following are encoded in a window of Flavobacterium cupriresistens genomic DNA:
- a CDS encoding translocation/assembly module TamB domain-containing protein → MLALAITLSLPVVQTKIAKYITESLNADFKTKISVEKVAINIFGGVKLKKVLILDHHNKTLIYSDLINTDIVSIKRVLDGDLIFGDLRLTGLIFNLKTYKGEDENNINKFVKLFETGKPSTSTKHFLLTAKNAYISRGNFSVIDENKKTPKFLDFKKLNAYISDFKLYGPDVNTTIHRFSFLDHRGLYVSNFAGKFSYTKKQIKVENLAIKTKRSSIYGQAILNYKIEDFLHFTDKVKFDVALDSASIATNDIRYFYDGLGKNQHFKIKTKIKGTLNNLNLRRLRLSDTNGSRIVGTINFRNLVGSENQKFSMDGKFDKLLSSYNDLVVLLPGVLGTKLPKEIQRLGRFNMVGKAKVSTTALETDFKMTTDLGNGQIDLHMNNMDFIDKASYSGNIILDNFDVGTLLQRKDIGRTTLNLDVDGVGFTEKYLNTIVKGDIAKLDYNKYTYNNIVVNGNFKLPYYKGQVSINDPNVSLTFDGLVDLSKRESKYDFHINVENADLRKLKFVKDSISHFSGDAIVELTGNSIENLQGNVYIKDAVYKNPKSTYVFDEITVNSNFDKDRLRTININSSDVVNGEIVGKFQFKELDKLVMNSVGSLYTNYKPYKVKKGQFLRFNLHVYNKVVEMLYPEIEIDSSTVLRGKIDSDLNEFKFKFNSQKITAAKNTFDNIRINVDNKNQLYNAYVELDSIKTPYYKVRDFSLINVTANDTLFVRSEFKGGDKGEDYFNMNLYHTIDKDKNNVVGIHKSEMKFKDYLWYLNEDAEKDNQIVFDKEFKNFKIDNIVLSHEDQKIDLNGVLKGKDYKDIVLNFEDVDINKITPFNSKFVFNGNLNGSVNYKQNKDVYQPTASIVIDHLNLNKIDLGTLNFDIAGDESFKKFTINSSIQNGFTESFKADGNFSVENKETFLDMNLKLEGFNLATLGTVGGEVLSNVRGTVSGNAAVVGNLKKPEINGRLYVEKAGMTIPYLNTDYELGDRTVIDLTDEKFLFRNNQLTDTKYKTKGLLNGSIEHHNFGDWKLDLNISSKRLLALDTKDSEDAAYFGTAFINGTASIKGPTESLFIKVAAKSEKGTQVKIPINNAQSVGESSFIHFVTPQEKYNLENGIAEKTKNYGGLELEFDFDITPDAEVEVILDRNSGHGMKGKGYGSLLFKINTLGKFNMWGDFQAYEGTYNFKYGGLIDKKFAVKKGGSIIWEGNPLKAQLNLEAVYRTSANPAVLLENSSFNKKVPVEVVIGLRGDLTSPEPNFDIQFPSVSSVLKSEIQYKLDDKDVRQTQALYLLSTGSFMSADGFNQSDLSGTFAETAASLLGGIIKSDNDKFNIDLNFISADKRLGQEADGQFVANITSQVNERITINGKVGVPVGGVNESAIVGDIEILYRVNEDGTMNLRLFNKENDINYIGQGIGYTQGVGISYEVDFDTFSELVNKIFKSHKLERALKNNTDDLQDSYLNPDFMKFSNKKDADKNKKKSDKKEEEKPQPTNNNNQGLIPDNDDF, encoded by the coding sequence TTGTTGGCTCTTGCTATAACACTGTCTTTGCCTGTCGTTCAGACAAAAATTGCAAAGTATATTACAGAATCGCTCAACGCCGATTTTAAAACTAAAATAAGTGTAGAAAAAGTAGCAATCAATATTTTTGGAGGCGTCAAACTTAAAAAAGTTCTTATTCTGGATCATCACAATAAGACTTTAATCTATTCGGATCTCATTAATACAGATATTGTAAGCATAAAAAGAGTACTCGACGGCGATCTGATTTTTGGCGATCTGCGTTTAACGGGATTAATTTTTAACCTGAAAACGTACAAAGGCGAAGACGAAAATAATATTAATAAGTTTGTTAAATTGTTTGAGACAGGCAAGCCTTCTACATCGACCAAACACTTTTTGTTGACCGCTAAAAATGCCTATATCTCCAGAGGTAATTTTTCTGTAATAGACGAGAATAAAAAAACACCCAAATTTCTTGATTTTAAAAAGCTTAACGCTTACATAAGTGATTTTAAACTGTATGGACCTGATGTAAATACAACGATTCACCGGTTTTCATTTTTGGATCATCGCGGTTTGTATGTTTCTAATTTTGCCGGAAAATTTAGTTACACCAAAAAGCAAATAAAGGTCGAGAATCTGGCTATAAAAACCAAAAGATCTTCTATTTACGGTCAGGCGATATTGAATTATAAGATAGAGGACTTTTTGCATTTTACAGATAAAGTAAAGTTTGATGTCGCACTGGATTCTGCTTCAATTGCGACCAATGATATTCGTTATTTTTATGATGGACTGGGTAAAAACCAACATTTTAAAATTAAAACTAAAATAAAGGGTACCTTAAATAATTTGAATCTAAGACGCTTAAGACTTAGCGATACCAACGGTTCAAGAATTGTTGGAACAATTAATTTCAGAAATCTTGTCGGAAGCGAAAATCAAAAGTTTTCTATGGATGGAAAATTTGATAAGCTGCTTTCGAGTTACAATGATCTGGTTGTTTTACTTCCGGGTGTTTTAGGGACCAAACTTCCGAAAGAAATTCAGAGGTTGGGCAGATTTAATATGGTGGGGAAAGCTAAAGTTTCGACTACGGCTTTGGAAACTGATTTTAAAATGACAACCGATTTAGGAAACGGTCAAATCGATTTGCATATGAATAATATGGATTTTATTGACAAAGCCTCTTATTCGGGAAATATTATACTTGATAATTTTGATGTTGGAACTTTATTACAGCGAAAAGATATTGGCAGAACTACATTAAATTTAGATGTTGACGGAGTTGGTTTTACCGAGAAGTACCTCAATACAATCGTAAAGGGAGATATTGCTAAATTAGATTATAATAAGTACACCTATAATAATATTGTTGTAAACGGTAATTTTAAATTGCCATATTATAAAGGACAGGTCTCTATTAATGATCCGAATGTAAGTCTGACATTTGACGGTTTGGTTGATTTAAGCAAACGAGAAAGCAAATATGATTTTCATATCAATGTTGAAAATGCCGATTTGCGAAAGTTGAAATTTGTAAAAGATTCCATTTCTCATTTTTCCGGTGATGCTATTGTCGAATTGACGGGAAATTCTATTGAGAATCTTCAGGGGAATGTTTATATCAAAGATGCGGTATATAAAAATCCAAAATCGACTTATGTTTTTGATGAAATAACGGTAAATTCTAATTTTGATAAAGACCGATTGCGAACTATTAACATCAACTCGTCGGATGTTGTTAATGGAGAAATCGTGGGTAAATTTCAGTTTAAAGAACTGGATAAACTGGTCATGAATTCTGTGGGAAGTCTTTATACCAATTACAAACCTTATAAAGTCAAAAAAGGACAGTTTTTGCGATTCAATTTGCATGTCTATAATAAGGTAGTCGAAATGTTGTATCCTGAAATTGAAATTGATTCCTCAACTGTTTTACGTGGGAAAATTGATTCCGATTTAAATGAATTCAAATTTAAATTCAATTCTCAAAAGATTACTGCGGCAAAAAATACATTTGATAATATCAGAATCAATGTCGATAACAAAAATCAGCTTTACAATGCCTATGTAGAGTTAGACAGTATTAAGACACCTTATTATAAAGTACGTGATTTTAGTTTGATTAATGTTACGGCAAATGATACGCTGTTTGTTCGTTCCGAGTTTAAAGGGGGAGATAAAGGGGAGGATTATTTTAATATGAATCTCTATCATACCATAGATAAAGACAAGAACAATGTTGTAGGGATTCATAAATCGGAGATGAAATTCAAAGACTATTTGTGGTATTTAAATGAAGATGCGGAAAAAGACAATCAGATTGTTTTTGACAAAGAATTTAAAAACTTTAAGATCGATAATATTGTTTTGTCTCACGAAGATCAGAAAATTGATTTAAATGGGGTTTTAAAAGGGAAAGATTATAAAGATATAGTGCTGAATTTTGAGGATGTTGATATTAATAAAATAACACCTTTCAATTCGAAGTTTGTGTTTAACGGTAACCTGAACGGAAGTGTTAATTACAAGCAGAATAAAGATGTCTATCAGCCCACAGCCTCTATTGTAATTGATCATCTTAATTTAAATAAAATTGATTTAGGAACTTTGAATTTTGATATCGCAGGAGATGAAAGTTTTAAAAAGTTTACGATAAATTCGTCCATACAAAATGGTTTTACAGAATCGTTTAAAGCAGACGGAAATTTTTCTGTAGAGAATAAGGAAACTTTTTTAGACATGAATCTAAAACTCGAAGGTTTTAATCTGGCTACTCTGGGAACAGTCGGCGGCGAAGTTCTGTCGAATGTGAGAGGAACGGTCTCGGGAAATGCAGCGGTTGTCGGAAATCTGAAGAAACCCGAAATCAATGGAAGGTTATATGTTGAAAAAGCCGGTATGACGATTCCGTATCTCAATACAGATTATGAGTTGGGTGATCGTACTGTTATTGATTTAACGGATGAGAAGTTTTTGTTTCGAAATAATCAGCTGACAGATACAAAATACAAAACCAAAGGACTGTTGAATGGTAGCATTGAGCATCATAATTTTGGTGATTGGAAATTAGATTTGAACATTTCGTCCAAGCGATTGCTGGCACTTGATACAAAAGATAGCGAGGATGCGGCCTATTTTGGTACGGCCTTTATTAATGGTACGGCAAGCATTAAAGGTCCGACAGAAAGTTTGTTTATAAAAGTCGCTGCCAAATCAGAAAAAGGAACACAGGTTAAGATTCCGATTAATAATGCGCAGAGTGTTGGCGAAAGCAGTTTTATTCACTTTGTGACCCCGCAAGAAAAATATAATCTGGAGAATGGGATAGCCGAAAAGACAAAAAATTACGGCGGTCTTGAATTAGAGTTTGACTTTGATATCACACCCGACGCCGAAGTCGAGGTAATCCTGGACAGAAATTCAGGGCATGGTATGAAAGGGAAAGGATACGGATCGCTATTGTTTAAGATTAATACATTAGGTAAATTTAATATGTGGGGAGATTTCCAGGCGTATGAAGGAACCTATAATTTTAAATATGGTGGTTTAATCGATAAAAAATTCGCCGTTAAAAAAGGAGGATCCATTATTTGGGAGGGTAACCCGCTAAAAGCCCAATTAAATTTGGAAGCCGTTTATAGAACGTCTGCCAATCCTGCCGTATTACTGGAAAATTCTTCTTTTAATAAAAAAGTACCGGTTGAAGTAGTCATTGGTTTAAGGGGAGATTTAACAAGTCCGGAGCCTAATTTTGATATACAATTCCCATCGGTAAGCAGTGTTTTAAAATCGGAGATACAATACAAATTAGATGATAAAGATGTACGTCAGACACAAGCATTGTATCTGTTGTCGACCGGTTCGTTTATGAGTGCGGATGGATTTAATCAAAGTGATTTGTCGGGAACATTTGCTGAAACTGCTGCCAGTTTGTTGGGTGGAATTATAAAATCAGATAATGATAAATTCAATATCGATTTGAATTTTATTTCTGCCGATAAGAGATTGGGGCAGGAGGCAGATGGTCAGTTTGTGGCTAATATCACGTCTCAGGTCAACGAAAGAATTACAATTAATGGTAAGGTTGGAGTTCCGGTTGGAGGTGTTAATGAATCGGCTATTGTTGGTGATATTGAAATTCTATACCGTGTTAATGAAGATGGAACGATGAACCTGCGATTGTTTAATAAAGAAAATGACATCAATTATATAGGACAAGGAATTGGTTATACCCAGGGAGTCGGTATTTCGTACGAAGTCGATTTTGATACTTTTAGTGAATTGGTCAATAAAATATTCAAAAGCCATAAATTAGAAAGAGCTTTAAAAAACAATACAGATGATTTACAGGATTCGTATTTAAATCCGGATTTCATGAAATTTTCAAACAAAAAAGATGCCGATAAGAATAAAAAGAAATCGGATAAAAAAGAAGAAGAAAAACCACAGCCAACAAATAATAACAATCAGGGACTAATACCTGATAATGATGATTTTTAA
- a CDS encoding DUF4159 domain-containing protein, with the protein MKKILYLLLLVSVSSFSQEIALLKYSGGGDWYANPTSLPNLIQFCNANINTRIKAKPSTVEPSNPDLLSYPFVHMTGHGNVVFSDSDVSNLRNYLTGGGFLHIDDNFGMDQYIRKEIKKIFPNNNLIELPANHPIFQKPFPFPNGLPKIHEHDGTRAQAFGIFIDNKLVLLYTYECDLGDGWEDPEVHNDPAAVRDKALKMGANIINYIFTN; encoded by the coding sequence ATGAAAAAAATACTCTACTTATTATTACTCGTTTCTGTTTCTTCTTTTTCTCAGGAAATTGCTTTATTAAAATACAGTGGTGGTGGCGATTGGTATGCAAACCCTACTTCGTTGCCCAATTTAATTCAGTTTTGCAATGCAAACATCAACACCCGAATAAAAGCAAAACCCTCTACGGTTGAACCGAGCAATCCTGATTTACTCTCCTACCCGTTTGTACATATGACGGGACACGGAAATGTGGTTTTCAGCGACAGCGATGTAAGCAATTTAAGAAATTATTTAACCGGTGGCGGTTTTCTTCATATTGATGATAATTTTGGAATGGATCAATACATTCGAAAAGAAATCAAAAAAATATTCCCCAACAATAATCTGATTGAACTTCCGGCTAATCATCCTATTTTTCAAAAGCCTTTTCCGTTTCCCAATGGACTTCCAAAAATTCATGAACATGACGGAACACGTGCGCAGGCTTTTGGAATTTTTATCGACAACAAATTAGTCCTGTTATATACCTATGAATGTGATTTGGGTGATGGATGGGAAGACCCCGAAGTACACAACGACCCTGCTGCCGTTAGAGACAAAGCTTTAAAAATGGGAGCAAACATTATCAATTATATTTTTACCAACTAA
- a CDS encoding 16S rRNA (uracil(1498)-N(3))-methyltransferase, which translates to MQLFYNPNIDETTESFSFDKEESRHIIKVLRKQDSDILHVTNGVGLLFETEITLASDNKCTVQVLSVKKADEPKFHLHLAVAPTKMNDRYEWFLEKATEIGIQEITPVFCDRSERKAINPERFEKIILSAMKQSNETFLPKLNPAISFKEFIKQKKEGLQLIAHCEETDKKSLKEVLQPNQNVTLLIGPEGDFSEKEIALALENDFKPVTLGNTRLRTETAAIVACHSVVFFNEKS; encoded by the coding sequence ATGCAATTATTTTACAATCCGAATATAGACGAAACTACAGAAAGCTTTTCTTTTGACAAAGAAGAAAGCCGACACATTATAAAAGTTTTGCGCAAACAAGATTCGGACATTTTACATGTTACAAACGGTGTCGGTCTTTTGTTTGAAACAGAAATTACCCTGGCTTCTGACAACAAATGTACGGTTCAGGTACTTTCTGTTAAAAAAGCGGATGAACCTAAATTTCATTTGCATTTGGCTGTAGCACCGACCAAAATGAATGACCGTTACGAATGGTTTTTAGAGAAAGCAACCGAAATTGGAATTCAGGAAATCACTCCTGTTTTTTGCGATCGTTCAGAGCGAAAAGCAATAAATCCGGAACGATTTGAAAAAATCATTCTTTCGGCAATGAAACAATCCAATGAAACTTTTTTACCAAAGTTAAATCCTGCCATTTCTTTTAAGGAATTCATTAAACAAAAAAAGGAAGGTTTACAACTGATCGCTCATTGCGAAGAAACGGATAAAAAATCACTCAAAGAAGTATTGCAACCCAACCAGAATGTAACTTTACTGATCGGGCCTGAAGGAGATTTTTCAGAAAAAGAAATTGCGTTGGCTTTAGAAAACGATTTTAAACCTGTTACTTTGGGCAATACCCGTTTGCGAACTGAAACAGCAGCAATTGTTGCCTGCCATAGTGTTGTTTTTTTTAATGAAAAATCATAA
- a CDS encoding zinc metalloprotease, which yields MKKVLLSSLLVLLMLSCQNDQTESSKVETAAQDRLACSTQEVLEAQLKADPTLAIRMNEIEAFTAKQALSNPTGRAMAGPITIHVVVNVLYRTAAENISNAQIQSQIDVLNKDFNALNSDIGSVPALFAGVTANVGITFVLDQVIRKSTTKTSWGTNDAMKKTAQGGLNPTSPTTKLNIWSCPIGGGILGYAQFPGGSAATDGVVLDPKNFGLSGAANAPYNLGRIGTHEVGHWANLRHIWGDTTCGSDLVADTPTHNTSNSGAPAYPHYSTCAGTPVEMTMNYMDYTNNYSMYMFSNGQKSRMLAIFATGGVRAAYAL from the coding sequence ATGAAAAAAGTATTATTATCATCATTATTAGTTCTTTTGATGCTTTCTTGTCAAAATGATCAAACTGAGTCTTCAAAAGTAGAAACTGCTGCCCAGGATCGTCTGGCATGTTCCACACAAGAAGTATTAGAAGCACAACTAAAAGCTGATCCGACATTGGCTATCAGAATGAACGAAATCGAAGCCTTCACGGCTAAGCAAGCGCTTTCAAACCCAACTGGTCGTGCAATGGCAGGTCCTATTACCATTCATGTAGTCGTAAATGTACTATACAGAACCGCTGCAGAGAACATCTCAAATGCGCAAATTCAATCGCAAATCGATGTATTAAACAAAGATTTTAATGCGTTAAACTCTGACATAGGTAGTGTTCCGGCTCTTTTTGCGGGCGTAACAGCAAATGTAGGAATCACGTTTGTATTGGATCAGGTTATCAGAAAATCTACTACAAAAACTTCTTGGGGGACTAATGACGCTATGAAAAAAACAGCTCAAGGTGGTTTAAACCCAACTTCACCTACTACAAAACTTAATATCTGGTCTTGTCCAATTGGTGGTGGAATTCTTGGTTATGCACAATTTCCGGGAGGTTCAGCTGCAACTGACGGCGTAGTGCTTGATCCAAAAAACTTCGGATTATCGGGTGCAGCAAATGCTCCTTACAACTTAGGAAGAATTGGTACTCACGAAGTAGGTCACTGGGCAAATTTACGTCACATCTGGGGAGATACAACTTGCGGAAGCGACTTAGTAGCAGACACTCCTACTCACAATACTTCAAATAGCGGTGCACCGGCCTATCCACACTACAGCACTTGTGCAGGAACTCCTGTAGAAATGACGATGAACTACATGGATTATACTAATAACTACTCTATGTATATGTTCTCTAATGGACAAAAAAGCAGAATGCTTGCTATATTTGCTACTGGCGGTGTTAGAGCTGCGTATGCCCTATAA
- the pfkA gene encoding 6-phosphofructokinase, translating into MPKTIKKVGVLTSGGDSPGMNAAIRSVVRTCAYHNIECIGIYRGYQGMIEGDFKEMGPRSVNNIVNKGGTILKSARSVDFRTPEGRKKAHENLVKSGVDALVVIGGDGSFTGALLFNTEFGFPVMGIPGTIDNDIFGTSFTLGYDTALNTVVDCIDKIRDTASSHNRLFFVEVMGRDAGHIALNAGIGAGAEEILIPEEDLGLERLLDSLQKSKASGKSSSIVVIAEGDKIGKNVFELKDYVEANLPEYDVRVSVLGHMQRGGSPSCFDRVLASRLGVKAVESLIEGKSNYMVGLQHDKVTLTPLEQAIKGKSEIDRELLRVSDIMST; encoded by the coding sequence ATGCCAAAAACAATAAAAAAAGTAGGTGTTCTAACCTCAGGAGGTGACTCACCAGGAATGAATGCCGCAATACGATCAGTTGTTCGAACATGTGCTTATCATAATATAGAATGCATAGGAATTTATAGAGGGTATCAAGGAATGATCGAAGGAGATTTCAAAGAAATGGGCCCTCGAAGTGTAAATAATATTGTAAACAAGGGAGGAACGATCTTAAAGTCGGCTCGTTCTGTGGATTTTAGAACGCCGGAAGGCAGAAAAAAAGCACACGAAAATCTTGTAAAATCCGGAGTTGATGCTTTGGTTGTCATAGGTGGCGATGGAAGTTTTACCGGAGCATTACTTTTTAATACAGAATTTGGTTTTCCTGTAATGGGAATTCCGGGTACGATTGATAATGACATTTTTGGAACCAGTTTTACTTTAGGGTACGACACGGCTTTAAATACAGTTGTAGATTGTATTGATAAAATTAGAGATACTGCCAGTTCACATAACCGATTGTTTTTTGTAGAGGTTATGGGTAGAGATGCAGGTCATATTGCTCTTAATGCCGGAATTGGAGCCGGTGCAGAGGAAATTCTTATTCCTGAAGAAGATTTAGGTCTAGAGCGACTACTTGATTCTCTTCAAAAAAGTAAAGCTTCAGGAAAATCATCCAGTATAGTAGTTATTGCGGAAGGCGATAAAATTGGTAAAAACGTATTCGAATTAAAAGATTACGTTGAAGCTAATTTACCTGAATATGATGTAAGAGTATCCGTTTTAGGACATATGCAACGTGGTGGTTCTCCATCTTGTTTCGACAGGGTTTTAGCAAGCCGCTTGGGAGTAAAAGCGGTGGAGTCTTTAATCGAAGGAAAATCAAATTACATGGTTGGATTGCAACATGACAAGGTTACTTTGACGCCTCTGGAACAAGCAATTAAAGGGAAATCTGAAATTGATAGAGAGTTACTGAGAGTGTCTGATATCATGTCGACATAA
- the gap gene encoding type I glyceraldehyde-3-phosphate dehydrogenase has product MSKVKLGINGFGRIGRIVFRESFNRDNVEVVAINDLLDVDHLAYLLKYDSVHGRFNGTVEVKEGKLYVNGRNIRITAEREPANLKWNEVDVDVVAECTGFFTTLETANAHITGGAKKVIISAPSADAPMFVMGVNHETAKASDTVVSNASCTTNCLAPLAKVIHDNFEIVEGLMTTVHATTSTQMTADGPSRKDWRGGRAASINIIPSSTGAAKAVGKVIPSLNGKLTGMSFRVPTADVSVVDLTVKVAKETTYEEIMAVLKKASETTMKGILGYTEDAVVSQDFISDSRTSIVDATAGIGLNSSFFKLVSWYDNEYGYSSKLIDLSVHIAGLK; this is encoded by the coding sequence ATGTCAAAAGTAAAATTAGGAATAAACGGATTTGGACGTATTGGAAGAATCGTTTTCAGAGAATCTTTCAACAGAGATAATGTAGAAGTAGTTGCAATCAATGACTTATTAGATGTAGATCATTTAGCTTATTTATTGAAATATGATTCAGTTCACGGTCGTTTCAACGGAACTGTAGAAGTAAAAGAAGGAAAACTATACGTAAACGGAAGAAATATCCGTATTACTGCCGAAAGAGAACCAGCAAACCTGAAATGGAATGAGGTTGATGTAGATGTGGTGGCAGAATGTACTGGTTTCTTTACAACTCTTGAAACAGCAAATGCACATATTACAGGTGGTGCTAAAAAAGTAATCATTTCTGCTCCGTCTGCAGATGCTCCAATGTTTGTAATGGGAGTAAATCACGAAACGGCTAAAGCATCTGATACAGTTGTTTCGAATGCATCTTGTACAACGAACTGTTTAGCTCCCTTAGCTAAAGTTATTCACGATAATTTCGAAATTGTTGAAGGTTTAATGACTACGGTTCATGCAACAACTTCAACTCAAATGACTGCAGATGGTCCGTCAAGAAAAGACTGGAGAGGTGGACGTGCAGCTTCAATAAATATCATCCCTTCTTCTACCGGTGCAGCAAAAGCAGTAGGAAAAGTAATTCCTTCTTTGAACGGAAAATTAACTGGTATGTCTTTCCGTGTTCCAACGGCTGACGTTTCTGTAGTTGATTTAACGGTAAAAGTAGCTAAAGAAACTACTTACGAAGAAATTATGGCTGTTTTGAAAAAAGCATCTGAAACTACTATGAAAGGTATTTTAGGTTATACAGAAGATGCAGTTGTGTCTCAGGATTTTATTTCTGATTCAAGAACATCTATCGTTGATGCTACTGCCGGAATTGGTTTGAATTCAAGCTTCTTCAAATTGGTATCTTGGTACGATAATGAGTACGGATATTCTAGTAAATTAATTGATTTATCTGTGCATATTGCAGGTTTAAAATAA
- a CDS encoding TrmH family RNA methyltransferase, with protein sequence MQLTHEENQFERKTFPITLVCDHIYFQQNIGSLFRISEAFGVENIIFLGKDIPLTPRKINKTSRSTHLHVPHSIIEKTDDLIPYLIENDFEIIALEIASNSKPLREVQIPENKKIALLIGSEIDGISDELLKIAHQIVHINMFGNNSSMNVAQAASIALYEFTS encoded by the coding sequence GTGCAGCTAACTCACGAAGAAAATCAATTTGAAAGAAAAACGTTTCCGATAACCTTAGTGTGCGATCATATCTATTTTCAGCAGAATATTGGTTCTCTTTTTAGAATTTCAGAAGCTTTTGGAGTGGAAAACATTATCTTTTTAGGAAAGGACATCCCCCTGACACCCCGAAAAATAAACAAAACCTCCAGAAGTACACATCTTCATGTACCTCATAGTATAATTGAAAAAACAGACGATTTAATTCCTTATTTAATCGAAAACGACTTCGAAATTATTGCTTTGGAAATTGCCAGCAATAGTAAACCTCTTAGAGAAGTCCAAATTCCGGAAAACAAAAAAATTGCTCTTTTAATAGGCAGTGAAATTGATGGAATTTCAGACGAATTATTAAAAATAGCACATCAAATTGTTCACATCAACATGTTTGGGAACAACAGCAGTATGAATGTTGCACAAGCGGCGAGTATCGCTTTGTATGAATTTACTTCTTAA
- the tsaD gene encoding tRNA (adenosine(37)-N6)-threonylcarbamoyltransferase complex transferase subunit TsaD yields MQNSEVFILAIESSCDDTAAAVLHNDKVLSNVVANQLIHNQYGGVVPELASRAHQQNIVPVIDAALRKANVQKEQLTAIAFTQGPGLMGSLLVGSSFSKSLSLALQIPLIAVNHMHAHILAHFIDEEGFDKPDFPFLALTISGGHTQIVKVNGFFDMEIIGETTDDAVGEAFDKSAKILGLPYPGGPLIDKYAQLGNPKAFAFTKPKVPGLDFSFSGLKTAILYFIQKKKLENPNFIEENLNDICASIQYTIIEILMDKLKLAVKETGITQIAIGGGVSANSGIRTRLKESEGKYGWKTFVPKFEYTTDNAAMIGIVGYQKYLSNRFETSAVVSKARIQF; encoded by the coding sequence ATGCAAAATTCAGAGGTTTTTATTCTTGCCATCGAAAGTTCCTGCGATGATACTGCTGCTGCAGTTTTACATAACGATAAAGTACTCTCCAATGTTGTTGCCAATCAGCTAATTCACAATCAATATGGTGGTGTTGTTCCTGAGCTGGCCTCAAGAGCACATCAACAAAATATTGTTCCAGTAATTGACGCTGCGCTTCGCAAGGCAAATGTACAAAAAGAACAGTTAACCGCCATTGCATTTACCCAGGGACCTGGTCTAATGGGGTCTCTTTTGGTGGGAAGTTCTTTTAGCAAATCGTTATCACTTGCTTTACAAATTCCGCTAATCGCTGTAAATCACATGCATGCTCATATTTTAGCGCATTTTATAGACGAAGAAGGTTTTGATAAACCCGATTTTCCCTTCCTGGCTTTAACGATTAGTGGCGGACATACACAAATTGTAAAAGTAAACGGTTTCTTTGACATGGAAATCATTGGCGAAACCACAGACGACGCGGTGGGAGAAGCTTTTGACAAGAGCGCCAAAATCCTTGGCCTTCCTTATCCGGGTGGACCACTTATCGATAAATATGCCCAATTAGGCAACCCGAAAGCTTTTGCGTTTACAAAACCAAAAGTTCCGGGACTGGATTTTAGTTTCTCGGGATTAAAAACGGCCATTCTATACTTTATTCAGAAGAAAAAATTAGAAAATCCAAATTTCATTGAAGAAAATCTAAATGACATTTGTGCTTCTATACAATATACGATTATCGAAATTTTAATGGACAAATTAAAATTAGCCGTTAAAGAAACCGGAATCACACAAATCGCAATTGGTGGCGGTGTTTCGGCAAATTCAGGTATCAGAACCCGATTAAAAGAAAGTGAAGGCAAATATGGCTGGAAAACTTTTGTACCCAAATTTGAATACACCACAGATAATGCCGCAATGATTGGGATTGTAGGCTATCAAAAATATTTATCAAATCGTTTTGAAACTTCTGCTGTCGTTTCAAAAGCGCGAATTCAATTTTAA